Proteins found in one Deltaproteobacteria bacterium genomic segment:
- a CDS encoding DNA/RNA non-specific endonuclease, with translation PEQEELIRRKAAAGCNFILGAQGAAKSTRRDTGGWRYKPDARRETFLMSNISPQAPDLNRSWWRVLEEMEATDFAVRLERVWVVTGPVFSGEVKKLKGVVDVPTAFYRIILDEENGQLRALAFIAPQTVTGNEPLSQRPVEVRRVKAIDQHTGRLKPEGED, from the coding sequence ATCCTGAGCAGGAAGAACTTATTCGGCGCAAGGCGGCGGCAGGGTGCAACTTCATCCTCGGGGCCCAAGGAGCAGCGAAGTCGACACGCCGCGACACCGGCGGCTGGCGCTACAAGCCCGACGCGCGACGCGAGACGTTCTTGATGTCCAACATCTCTCCGCAAGCTCCTGACTTAAACCGCAGTTGGTGGCGGGTGCTCGAAGAGATGGAAGCCACCGACTTCGCCGTGCGGCTAGAGCGCGTGTGGGTTGTCACCGGCCCGGTGTTCAGTGGTGAGGTGAAGAAGCTAAAGGGTGTAGTGGATGTTCCGACCGCCTTCTACCGCATCATCCTCGACGAAGAGAACGGCCAACTGCGTGCGCTCGCCTTCATCGCCCCGCAAACCGTCACGGGGAATGAGCCGTTGAGCCAACGGCCGGTTGAAGTGCGCCGGGTGAAAGCCATCGATCAGCACACAGGCCGACTGAAACCAGAAGGCGAGGATTAA